The following are encoded together in the Pseudoclavibacter endophyticus genome:
- a CDS encoding TetR/AcrR family transcriptional regulator, which translates to MQPSTSLRERNRLATWQLIHDTAAELVLKHGIAAATVEAIAERAGCSRRTFFNYFATKEDAILGMRELRLDPDDVRAIAAAEPAAAPFDRTMRILITILSEIYPVPGRYDRRRALLEKVPELKSRFIENISSAEGLVLEYLRHDAELGDAHEGLGPDIDADEARVLLTLAAAIIRYAATHDADNMLVDRDAALRRATKRFREVIEHTL; encoded by the coding sequence GTGCAGCCTTCGACATCTCTCCGTGAACGCAACCGCCTGGCGACGTGGCAACTCATCCACGACACCGCGGCGGAGCTTGTGCTCAAGCACGGTATCGCCGCTGCCACGGTGGAGGCGATCGCCGAGCGGGCCGGTTGCTCGCGGCGCACCTTCTTCAACTACTTCGCGACGAAGGAAGACGCGATCCTCGGCATGAGGGAGCTTCGGCTCGACCCCGACGACGTGCGCGCAATCGCCGCGGCGGAGCCGGCAGCCGCTCCCTTCGACCGCACGATGCGCATCCTGATCACGATCCTCAGCGAGATCTATCCGGTGCCTGGCCGCTACGACCGGCGGCGCGCCCTGCTCGAGAAGGTTCCCGAGCTGAAGTCGAGGTTCATTGAGAACATCTCGAGCGCCGAGGGGCTCGTGCTCGAGTATCTGCGGCACGACGCTGAGCTCGGTGACGCGCATGAGGGACTCGGCCCCGACATCGATGCCGACGAGGCGCGCGTGCTGCTCACGCTCGCGGCCGCCATCATCCGGTATGCGGCGACCCACGACGCCGACAACATGCTGGTCGATCGGGATGCCGCGCTCCGCCGCGCCACGAAACGCTTCCGAGAGGTGATCGAGCACACGCTATGA
- a CDS encoding DHA2 family efflux MFS transporter permease subunit yields the protein MSTSSSTSHEGRSKPGSRSNPGSRSNPGSGAADPAPTSSERAAVSRERRPRILFVFIALMLSMLLASLNNTIISAATPTIVGELHGAEHISWVVTSFILSSTIMMPVFGNLSDTLGRKPLLIVAIVLFMLGSVGCAMAWNIESLIASRIVQGLGGGGLMILSQATIADVVPARERGQYMGVMGSVFAFSSVVGPLLGGWLTDGPGWRWAFWLNVPLGVLALIGTIVFLRLPKRPRRRAHVDVWGMVLLAIGTSCIVLVSVWGGSTYPWTSPVILGLIAAAVLAVVGFILVERKAAQPVIPLGMFRHRNFALTTVASLAVGVAMFGTLGYMPTYLQVSTGLGASISGLLMVPMMGTMLISGIVVGRMVTRTGNYKWAPITGSLFIALALVLMGTVTAEMPVWVICIYIGILGLGIGVGMQILTLIVQNEFPNAMVGTATAANNYFRQVGATLGSAIVGAVFAARLTGILSETVPARLLPAGGASSLTPAIVWELPGRLRDTVIGVYNDALMPIYLWLAPLMVFGFIATLLLREKPLATTVERDLPAEALATGQVRVVVPDSERAPSTPSTPSTPSTPSTIVDAGAGAGAGARTRRGRAKRSRTT from the coding sequence ATGAGCACGTCCAGCAGCACTTCGCACGAGGGTCGGTCGAAGCCGGGGAGCCGGTCGAACCCGGGCAGCCGGTCGAACCCGGGCAGCGGTGCGGCCGATCCCGCGCCGACCTCCAGCGAGCGTGCGGCAGTATCTCGCGAGCGTCGGCCGAGAATCCTGTTCGTCTTCATCGCCCTGATGCTGTCGATGCTGTTGGCATCCCTGAACAACACCATCATCTCTGCGGCGACGCCGACCATCGTCGGCGAGTTGCATGGCGCCGAGCACATCAGCTGGGTCGTGACGTCGTTCATCCTGTCGTCGACGATCATGATGCCCGTGTTCGGCAACCTCTCCGACACCCTTGGACGCAAGCCCCTGCTCATCGTCGCGATCGTGCTCTTCATGCTCGGTTCGGTCGGGTGCGCGATGGCGTGGAACATCGAGTCCCTCATCGCCTCGCGCATCGTGCAGGGCCTCGGGGGCGGCGGGCTCATGATCCTGTCTCAGGCCACGATCGCCGATGTGGTGCCGGCCCGTGAGCGCGGCCAGTACATGGGGGTCATGGGCAGCGTCTTCGCGTTCTCGTCGGTGGTGGGTCCCCTGCTCGGGGGGTGGCTCACCGACGGGCCCGGCTGGCGCTGGGCGTTCTGGCTCAACGTCCCGCTCGGCGTGCTCGCGCTCATCGGCACCATCGTGTTCCTGCGGTTGCCGAAGCGCCCGCGCCGGCGCGCGCATGTCGACGTGTGGGGCATGGTGCTGCTCGCCATCGGCACGTCGTGCATTGTGCTCGTGAGCGTCTGGGGCGGCTCGACCTACCCGTGGACCTCGCCCGTCATCCTCGGGCTCATCGCGGCTGCCGTGCTCGCGGTCGTCGGCTTCATCCTCGTCGAGCGCAAGGCGGCTCAGCCGGTCATCCCGCTCGGGATGTTCCGCCACCGCAACTTCGCCCTCACGACGGTCGCCTCCCTCGCGGTGGGGGTGGCGATGTTCGGCACACTCGGCTATATGCCGACCTATCTGCAGGTGTCAACCGGCCTCGGCGCGTCGATCTCCGGGCTCCTCATGGTGCCCATGATGGGCACGATGCTCATCTCCGGCATCGTCGTTGGCCGGATGGTCACCCGCACCGGCAACTACAAATGGGCGCCGATCACCGGCTCACTCTTCATCGCCCTCGCACTCGTGCTGATGGGTACGGTCACGGCCGAGATGCCCGTGTGGGTGATCTGCATCTACATCGGCATCTTGGGGCTCGGCATCGGCGTCGGCATGCAGATTCTCACCCTTATCGTGCAGAACGAGTTCCCCAACGCGATGGTCGGCACCGCGACGGCGGCGAACAACTACTTCCGACAGGTGGGCGCGACGCTCGGTTCCGCGATCGTCGGGGCGGTTTTCGCCGCGCGGCTCACGGGCATCCTGTCCGAGACGGTCCCCGCCAGGTTGCTGCCCGCTGGCGGTGCATCGTCGCTGACGCCCGCCATCGTGTGGGAACTCCCGGGTCGACTGCGCGACACCGTCATCGGGGTCTACAACGACGCGCTCATGCCGATCTACCTGTGGCTGGCTCCGCTCATGGTGTTCGGCTTCATCGCCACGCTGCTGCTGCGCGAGAAGCCGCTCGCGACGACGGTCGAGCGCGATCTTCCGGCGGAGGCCCTCGCGACGGGGCAGGTGCGCGTGGTGGTGCCCGATTCGGAGCGCGCGCCTTCGACGCCTTCGACGCCCTCGACGCCCTCGACGCCCTCGACGATCGTGGATGCTGGCGCTGGCGCTGGCGCTGGCGCCCGCACTCGGCGCGGTCGGGCGAAGCGGTCCCGTACCACGTAG
- the mnmA gene encoding tRNA 2-thiouridine(34) synthase MnmA, whose translation MRILAAMSGGVDSAVAAARAVEAGHDVVGVHLALARQRGTLRTGSRGCCTVEDAMDARRAADRLGIPFYVWDFSERFKEDVVDDFIAEYAAGRTPNPCLRCNEKIKFAALLDRAIELGFDAVATGHYATLIDDGRGGRELHRASAWAKDQSYVLGVLTAEQLRHCYFPLGDTPSKELVREEADRRGLTVAQKPDSHDICFIPDGDTRGWLAEHVDLQPGEIVDREGARLGTHQGAQAYTVGQRKGLALGVPAPDGRPRFVLEVRPTRNEVVVGPRDALAVRELAGGRCSWAGEPLAADDVHVACHVQIRAHGDPVPATARIRPVPAEIVERDDPTRPGFEVHVELDEPLLGVAPGQSAVLYVGTRVVGQFTVDRTVSAVPADSPAAASAGSPGAPGRAPAERGAA comes from the coding sequence GTGAGAATTCTCGCCGCGATGAGCGGTGGCGTCGACTCGGCGGTCGCCGCCGCAAGGGCAGTCGAAGCCGGGCACGACGTCGTCGGGGTGCACCTGGCGCTCGCGCGCCAGCGGGGCACACTCCGCACGGGCAGCCGCGGCTGCTGCACGGTCGAGGACGCCATGGATGCTCGCCGGGCGGCGGACCGCCTTGGCATCCCGTTCTACGTCTGGGATTTCTCGGAGCGGTTCAAAGAGGACGTCGTCGACGACTTCATCGCCGAGTACGCCGCGGGTCGCACCCCGAACCCGTGTCTGCGGTGCAACGAGAAGATCAAGTTCGCCGCACTGCTCGACCGGGCGATCGAGCTCGGCTTCGACGCCGTCGCGACGGGGCACTATGCGACCCTCATCGACGACGGGCGGGGCGGGCGCGAGTTGCACCGGGCATCCGCCTGGGCGAAAGACCAGTCGTACGTGCTCGGCGTGCTCACGGCCGAACAGCTACGGCACTGCTACTTTCCTCTCGGCGATACGCCGTCGAAGGAGCTCGTTCGCGAGGAGGCTGACCGCCGGGGCCTGACCGTGGCGCAGAAGCCCGACTCGCACGACATCTGCTTCATTCCCGACGGTGACACCCGCGGGTGGCTTGCCGAGCACGTCGACCTCCAGCCGGGCGAGATCGTGGATCGGGAGGGTGCGCGCCTCGGTACCCACCAGGGTGCGCAGGCGTACACGGTCGGCCAGCGCAAGGGCCTCGCGCTCGGCGTGCCGGCACCCGACGGCCGCCCCCGTTTCGTCCTCGAAGTGCGCCCCACCCGCAACGAGGTCGTGGTCGGGCCGCGCGATGCCCTCGCGGTGCGCGAGCTCGCGGGCGGGCGCTGCAGCTGGGCCGGTGAGCCGCTCGCGGCCGACGACGTCCACGTCGCCTGCCACGTGCAGATCCGCGCGCATGGTGACCCGGTGCCCGCGACGGCGCGCATCCGTCCCGTGCCCGCCGAAATCGTCGAGCGCGATGATCCGACGCGGCCCGGCTTCGAGGTGCACGTCGAGCTCGACGAGCCCCTGCTCGGCGTCGCACCTGGCCAGTCGGCCGTGCTGTACGTGGGGACCCGAGTCGTCGGGCAGTTTACGGTCGACCGCACGGTGAGTGCCGTACCCGCCGATTCCCCCGCCGCCGCTTCCGCCGGCTCCCCGGGCGCCCCCGGGCGCGCCCCCGCCGAACGGGGTGCCGCGTGA